From Melanotaenia boesemani isolate fMelBoe1 chromosome 12, fMelBoe1.pri, whole genome shotgun sequence, a single genomic window includes:
- the LOC121650743 gene encoding uncharacterized protein LOC121650743, translated as MTYWTKKHGFPENGSLSKKELDKLNEAAQKDWDEKKKKKKIKATDVEKWERHNKCIEMWKNESECRVRKANTKEMGGGLDMTGDIGNRRDNASLSSAPPPYNNNLGHSQPSPYRSLQERLQALKVDPDLDSCPPVLQQPQQPQQRHPEDRRRAETSGPTDSNHGQATGGTERPSADMTSPSRTKSGKIYGPEVSATSPFYKFGQTAKGLFLGQNTAEDEDTEVFSAPMVEVSGPTGPILVYRPWSPSEIMEHAKNLPDMDENKKKAESKKEKQMSTALTLFTSQNQPQSNRDRRGRGRGRGRRERGGNQQQRGACYRCDQYGHWKDNCPQRHGPCHRCGQYGHWKDNCPQDNGPTHQKEYQQAD; from the coding sequence ATGACTTACTGGACAAAGAAACATGGTTTTCCAGAGAACGGGAGTTTGAGTAAGAAGGAATTAGATAAGCTGAATGAGGCAGCACAGAAGGACTgggatgagaaaaagaaaaaaaagaaaatcaaggcaACGGATGTAGAGAAGTGGGAACGACATAATAAATGcattgaaatgtggaaaaatgagAGTGAATGTAGGGTTAGGAAAGCTAATACTAAAGAAATGGGTGGGGGATTAGATATGACTGGAGATATAGGAAACAGGAGGGATAATGCATCCCTGTCTAGTGCACCTCCACCATACAATAATAATTTAGGGCATTCACAACCCTCTCCATATCGTTCACTGCAGGAACGATTACAGGCGCTGAAGgtggatccagatctggactcctgtCCCCCGGTGTTACAGCAGccccagcagcctcagcagcGTCATCCAGAGGACCGACGGAGAGCTGAGACATCGGGTCCCACTGACTCCAACCATGGCCAAGCTACAGGGGGAACCGAAAGACCGTCAGCAGACATGACCAGCCCTTCACGTACCAAGTCCGGGAAGATCTACGGACCGGAGGTGTCAGCAACCTCCCCTTTCTACAAATTTGGACAGACTGCAAAGGGCCTATTTTTGGGACAAAATACTGCTGAAGATGAAGACACTGAGGTTTTTAGTGCCCCCATGGTGGAAGTATCAGGACCCACCGGCCCCATATTGGTTTATCGCCCTTGGTCCCCCTCTGAAATCATGGAACATGCTAAAAATCTTCCTGACatggatgaaaacaagaaaaaagctgaatccaagaaagaaaaacagatgtcaaCAGCCCTGACTCTGTTCACCTCCCAAAATCAGCCACAATCCAATAGGGATaggagaggcagaggaagggGCAGAGGAAGACGAGAGAGGGGCGGCAACCAACAACAGCGTGGGGCATGTTATCGCTGTGACCAATATGGACACTGGAAGGATAACTGCCCACAACGACATGGGCCGTGTCATCGCTGTGGCCAATATGGACACTGGAAGGATAACTGCCCTCAGGATAATGGGCCCACCCACCAGAAGGAATACCAGCAGGCTGACTGA
- the LOC121650742 gene encoding uncharacterized protein LOC121650742, producing MKPRKPPAKPDWRFVQDLQAVNKAVISRAPMMPNPHTIVSQIPPTATHFSVVDLANAFTSVPVHPDSQFWFAFEFNGKPYTWTRLPQGYCESPTIYNEVLRDSLSSLQLPQGVVLLTYVDDLLLCCPSASLCEEATLALLLHLHSEGHKASLRKLQFCQPQVIFLGHHISATTKALTSKRIEAIQKAPKPVTKKQLMSFLGMVGFCRAFIPHFSELEAPLTSCIHGKNLSAHDHFFWTPEAEQAFLSVKQALCSAPALALPDPAKPFFQFVDEKHGFMSSVLLQQHGSHKRPVAYYSSKLDSVAAGLPGCLRAVAACEKAVLASRDIVGYSELTVFVPHSVSIILLEQKTSHLSAARWLRYTTVLLDMPNITTKRCTSLNPATLLPTAEDGVHHCCETVLSEICTPRPDLSDEPLLNSDLILFCDGSSFRDHSGKNRVGFAVCDEHQVLFSGSLPSQFSAQTAELVALTEACKFAQGKSLTVYTDSRYAFGVVHDFGALWRHRNFLKSDDKPILNSTQVAALLDAILLPSDVAVVKCQAHSKDTSSVARGNALADQAAKQAALSASPHILTSSPLTEEDHSPPCSLQDIQSFSTPEERSVWKANSCTPDSAGYNTARPLACPPAGHTPPNQPFDHLMMDFIELTPAEGKKYCLVMVDMWSKWVEAFPAKHATSSVVAKALVTEIIPRWGIPVKVSSDNGSHFVNAALKEVSGLLGFQLKTHCAYHPQSGGAIERENATLKGKLAKCCEETGLSWPKALPLILMHMRMRKRARTNLSPFEILFGRPPYTGLDPPGLSVSTTYCESNMLAYCQNLSKVLSQVQSVVKEALPRPASDLLHSLVPGDWILVRETRRKHWRSKRWLGPFQVLLVTHTAVKVAERSTWIHASHCRRFQSTPTPADLSTTGQNNP from the exons ATGAAACCACGTAAACCACCAGCCAAACCTGACTGGCGTTTTGTCCAAGATCTCCAAGCTGTCAATAAAGCAGTTATTTCACGGGCCCCTATGATGCCCAACCCCCACACCATCGTGTCGCAGATTCCTCCTACTGCTACACATTTCTCCGTGGTAGATCTGGCAAATGCTTTTACGTCTGTTCCTGTTCATCCAGACAGCCAATTCTGGTTCGCTTTTGAGTTCAATGGGAAACCATACACTTGGACCCGGCTTCCCCAGGGGTACTGTGAGTCCCCCACAATCTACAATGAGGTACTAAGagattctctttcttctttgcagCTTCCACAGGGCGTAGTTTTATTAACTTACGTTGATGACCTTCTGCTCTGCTGTCCTTCTGCCTCCTTGTGTGAGGAGGCCACACtggccctcctcctccatcttcattctGAGGGTCATAAAGCCAGTCTGCGTAAACTACAGTTCTGCCAGCCTCAAGTCATCTTTCTAGGGCATCACATTTCTGCCACCACCAAGGCCCTGACCTCTAAACGGATCGAGGCCATTCAGAAAGCACCAAAACCTGTTACCAAGAAACAGCTGATGTCATTTCTAGGTATGGTAGGGTTTTGTCGGGCctttattccacatttttctgaacTTGAGGCCCCCCTGACTTCCTGTATACATGGTAAGAATCTATCTGCTCATGACCATTTCTTCTGGAccccggaggctgagcaggctttCCTGTCTGTGAAACAAGCGCTGTGTTCTGCTCCAGCCCTGGCTCTGCCAGACCCAGCCAAacctttctttcagtttgttgatgaaaaacatgGGTTCATGTCTTCTGTTCTCCTTCAACAGCACGGCTCTCACAAGCGCCCAGTGGCCTATTACTCTTCCAAGCTCGACTCTGTTGCTGCGGGTCTTCCTGGCTGTCTGAGAGCTGTGGCTGCATGTGAGAAGGCTGTACTTGCATCACGTGACATTGTGGGATACAGTGAGCtaactgtttttgttcctcATTCTGTATCCATTATTTTGCTCGAACAAAAGACTTCTCATCTGTCTGCAGCTAGATGGCTGAGATACACCACAGTTCTTCTCGATATGCCTAACATCACTACGAAACGGTGTACATCACTTAACCCTGCCACTCTTCTTCCTACCGCAGAAGATGGTGTTCATCACTGTTGTGAGACTGTTCTGTCTGAAATCTGCACTCCGAGACCAGATTTATCTGATGAGCCTCTTCTTAACTCTGATCTCATTCTTTTTTGTGATGGCTCCTCCTTCAGAGACCATTCTGGTAAGAACAGAGTGGGTTTTGCTGTCTGTGATGAGCATCAGGTTCTCTTCTCTGGCTCCCTCCCTTCACAATTCTCTGCTCAGACAGCTGAACTTGTTGCTCTCACTGAGGCCTGTAAATTCGCACAAGGTAAGTCCCTGACTGTGTATACCGATTCGCGTTACGCCTTTGGTGTAGTTCATGACTTTGGTGCGTTGTGGCGTCACCGTAATTTTTTGAAATCTGATGATAAGCCTATTTTGAACTCCACACAGGTTGCGGCTCTCCTTGACGCTATTCTTCTTCCTTCAGATGTCGCTGTAGTGAAATGTCAAGCTCACAGTAAAGACACTTCCTCTGTTGCCCGTGGCAACGCCTTGGCCGACCAGGCTGCTAAGCAGGCAGCTCTGTCAGCCTCGCCGCACATTCTCACCTCTTCTCCTCTCACAGAAGAGGATCACTCTCCTCCCTGTTCTCTGCAGGACATCCAGTCTTTTTCTACTCCAGAGGAACGCTCTGTCTGGAAGGCTAACTCCTGCACCCCTGATTCTGCAG GCTATAACACCGCCCGCCCTCTTGCCTGCCCTCCAGCTGGTCATACACCACCTAATCAGCCTTTTGATCATTTGATGATGGATTTCATTGAGTTAACACCTGCAGAAGGTAAGAAATATTGTCTAGTTATGGTAGACATGTGGTCAAAGTGGGTTGAAGCTTTTCCAGCAAAGCATGCCACAAGTTCAGTCGTGGCTAAGGCTCTGGTGACCGAAATCATTCCAAGATGGGGGATTCCAGTTAAGGTCTCATCTGACAATGGTTCACACTTTGTAAATGCGGCCCTGAAAGAGGTAAGTGGACTATTGGGGTTCCAGCTTAAGACTCATTGTGCTTATCACCCGCAATCAGGCGGAGCAATTGAAAGAGAGAACGCCACTTTAAAAGGTAAGTTGGCTAAATGTTGTGAAGAAACAGGACTGTCTTGGCCAAAAGCCCTCCCACTCATTCTTATGCACATGAGAATGAGGAAACGTGCCCGGACAAATCTTAGTCCATTTGAGATTCTGTTTGGCAGACCTCCCTACACTGGTCTGGATCCTCCAGGACTCTCCGTGTCTACCACATACTGTGAAAGTAACATGCTTGCTTATTGTCAAAATCTGTCCAAAGTTCTCTCACAGGTGCAGAGTGTGGTGAAAGAGGCCCTGCCACGCCCAGCATCAGATCTGCTTCACTCCTTGGTTCCGGGAGATTGGATCTTGGTTCGAGAGACGAGGAGAAAGCACTGGCGGTCTAAAAGGTGGCTGGGTCccttccaggtcctgttggtcacTCATACAGCCGTGAAGGTCGCTGAAAGGTCCACGTGGATTCACGCGTCCCACTGTAGAAGGTTTCAAAGTACCCCAActccagctgacctctcaaccacagggcagaataatccctga